ATCGATGGGGTTTGGGGACGTACCTTATGGAGTATAGGGACGTATCTGATGGAGTTCAGAACGTCGTTAATGGGGTTTGGGGACGTATTTTATGGAGTATAGGGACGTATCTGATGGAGTTCGGAACGTCATCGATGGGGTTTGGGGACGTACCTTATGGAGTATAGGGACGTATCTGATGGAGTTCGGAACGTCGTTAATGGGGTTTGGCGACGTATCTGATGGAGTATAGGGACGTATCTGATGGAGTTCAGAACGTCGTTAATGGGGTTTGGCGACGTATTTTATGGGACTGTTCTTTGCCTAGGCCCAGAACCATGGGCTTTAGCTCATGGTCCTAAAGCAGCCAACTGCCAAAGAAGAAAGCCAAAAGGAAAAAGATAGATGAGCGGCCTAGCGATGCGGCGGGGTGGCCGTAAGGCCAGACCAAGGCGCCAAAGGCGACGCAGGGCCGAGCAGACCTGCGAGCCCCAAAGCGTAGCGCCCGCCGCAGGCGGGAGGCCCCAAAACAGCAGTTAGAACAGCATATTAAGGAGGAAAAAGAGGACGAGAAAGATCCAGAGGGCATCTAGGAAATGCCAATAGACGGTGAGGAGTTCTAGGTGGAGTTTTTTGGCGGGGTCGGAGAAATAGACCAATACGCTAACGGGTTCTTTCATGCGGACCGAGGCCACATACATAAAGTAGAGCAGGAAGGGCAGGCCGCCAAAAACGTGGGCAAAGTGCAGGCCCGAGAGGGCGTATAGATACTGCTTGCCATTGCCAATATTTTCGCCCATCAGGGCATCTTTGTAGAGGGTCCAGGCCAAAATTTGCATAATGAGAAAAATGGCCGTGAGCAGAAAGGTCAGGTTGAGGGCATTTTGGTACTTCTTAGTTTCATCCTCTTTATAGGCTGTATTGGCGGCCTTGATGGTCAGGCTGCTGAGGAGAAGCAAAACCGAGTTGGCGATAAAAATGGGGGGGAGGTAAACGCCCTGGCCCACCTCATTGGCCGAGCGGGTATAGACATAGCCGATGGCAAAGGCGACAAAGAGGAAAGTGAGGCCTACCAAAAGGAGGTAGAGATAAATTTTTTGGTAGGGGAGATTAAAGACCGGTTTTTCGTATTGGTCTTGGGGATAATGTTTTCTATTGGCCATAAGTTGATGCAGTTGAAAAATTAGGTCAAAATAAACAAAGGGCTGCTATGAGTTTAAGCAACAAGAATCACAGAAGACAGCTTTGGGAAAAATAACTTATGTTTGTCTCTTAACAAACATATAAGAAAAGAGTTGGGGCAGCCCAACGCAAAAGCAGAACTTATGAATCGATTACTAGCATTTGGCTTTTTATTATTGGGCCTTTGGTCTTGTCAGCCTAGTCCGCAGGCGCCTGGGGGCGCTAGTCCGGCCCCAGCGGCAGCAGAGCAGCTTTGGACCGCAGAGCAGCTACTGGCAGATGTGCCAGCGGGTCAGGGGGGGCAATTGGTGCGTCATCAATTTTATCAGCTTTCCTATCGTTTGGATGCAAAAAATGCGGAATGGGCCATGTATCGGATCGACAGCCAGTCGGTAGCGGATGAGCGGGCGCCTAGGCGTTCTGGTTTTATCCAGGACCCTCAATTGGGGCGGCAAACGGCTAGTGATGCTGATTATCGGGGCTCGGGTTTTGATCGGGGGCATTTGATTCCGGCCGAGGATATGGATTTTGATCCCAAGGCCATGGACGAAAGCTTTTATTTATCTAATGTATCGCCTCAGGACCCCAGTTTTAATCGGGGGATTTGGAAAAAGCTAGAGGGGGACTTGCGAGATTGGGCCTTAGAAAAGGGGGATTTATTGGTGATTACCGGGCCTGTTTTGCCAGCAGAACTGCCTGTGGATGCTCCAAAAATTGCTGGAGACATCTTGGTGCCTTCGGCCTTTTACAAAGTCATTGTAGACCTAAAGGCGCGGAAGAGCATTGCCTTTTTATTGGCCAATGAAAAGTCGGATGCAGACTTAAGCAGCTTTGCTTTGAGTATTCGGGAGTTAGAAAATAAGACGGGCCTTAACTTTTTCCCTAAACTATCGGTGCAGCAGGCAGATGCTTTAGAACAGCAGAAAGAACTAGGCGATTGGTTGAAGGAATAGAGGGGATTTGGGGCAGAGAAAAAGAACAAAACTTTTTTTTTATCAAAAGTTTTGCATTTATGTAGAATGCTTCTATCTTAGCTAACAGAAAACGACAGTATTGGGGCCAATTCGCTTTTGGTTCTTTAATACAAGCGTTAGAATTTGATTGATTTTTGGTGATTAGAAGGTTTGTAAACTCGGTTTACAAACCTTTCTTTTTTTTCAGCAAAACTGTATATTCAGGGCCTTAATACTACAACTATGCGTCAATTTTTAGAAACCGAACAGAAAGCCCTAGAAATCAACCTCGACCCTAGAATTTACGGCTCTTTTGCCGAAATTGGGGCGGGGCAAGAAGTGGCTCGTTATTTTTTTAAGGTAGGAGCTGCGGCGGGGACCATCGCCAAAACGATTTCGGCCTACGACAAAGTGGTCAGTGATGACATTTATGGGCGGGAGCC
This genomic interval from Saprospira grandis contains the following:
- a CDS encoding cytochrome c oxidase subunit 3; its protein translation is MANRKHYPQDQYEKPVFNLPYQKIYLYLLLVGLTFLFVAFAIGYVYTRSANEVGQGVYLPPIFIANSVLLLLSSLTIKAANTAYKEDETKKYQNALNLTFLLTAIFLIMQILAWTLYKDALMGENIGNGKQYLYALSGLHFAHVFGGLPFLLYFMYVASVRMKEPVSVLVYFSDPAKKLHLELLTVYWHFLDALWIFLVLFFLLNMLF
- a CDS encoding DNA/RNA non-specific endonuclease, with the protein product MNRLLAFGFLLLGLWSCQPSPQAPGGASPAPAAAEQLWTAEQLLADVPAGQGGQLVRHQFYQLSYRLDAKNAEWAMYRIDSQSVADERAPRRSGFIQDPQLGRQTASDADYRGSGFDRGHLIPAEDMDFDPKAMDESFYLSNVSPQDPSFNRGIWKKLEGDLRDWALEKGDLLVITGPVLPAELPVDAPKIAGDILVPSAFYKVIVDLKARKSIAFLLANEKSDADLSSFALSIRELENKTGLNFFPKLSVQQADALEQQKELGDWLKE